One genomic window of Corynebacterium massiliense DSM 45435 includes the following:
- a CDS encoding cadmium resistance transporter, producing MILTSVLQAIGLFAATNIDDIIVLSLFFARGAGQRGTTARILAGQYLGFAGILVAAILVTTGAGAFLPPAAIPYFGLIPLGLGLWAAWEAWRGDGDDDDEAKVAGKKVGVGTVAGVTFANGGDNIGVYTPVFLSVEPLAVVAYCVIFLALVAVLVALARFVATRPPIAEVLERFEHILFPIVLIGLGIVILVSGGAFGL from the coding sequence ATGATCCTCACCTCGGTCTTGCAGGCGATAGGCCTGTTCGCAGCTACCAACATCGACGACATCATCGTGCTCTCCCTCTTCTTCGCGCGAGGGGCAGGCCAGCGCGGCACCACCGCCCGCATTCTGGCCGGCCAGTACCTCGGATTCGCGGGCATCCTCGTCGCCGCGATCCTTGTGACCACCGGCGCCGGAGCATTTCTGCCCCCGGCAGCCATTCCATACTTTGGTCTCATCCCTCTGGGCCTCGGCCTCTGGGCCGCATGGGAGGCCTGGCGCGGAGACGGTGACGACGATGACGAGGCCAAGGTTGCCGGCAAGAAGGTCGGCGTGGGGACGGTCGCAGGCGTCACCTTTGCCAACGGTGGCGACAATATCGGCGTCTACACCCCTGTATTCCTCAGCGTGGAGCCTCTCGCAGTAGTCGCCTACTGCGTCATCTTCCTCGCGCTCGTGGCGGTCCTGGTGGCCCTGGCAAGGTTCGTCGCAACCCGCCCCCCGATCGCGGAAGTGCTCGAACGCTTTGAGCACATCCTCTTTCCCATCGTTCTCATCGGCCTCGGTATCGTGATCCTCGTCAGCGGCGGAGCCTTCGGGCTCTGA
- the cmtR gene encoding Cd(II)/Pb(II)-sensing metalloregulatory transcriptional regulator CmtR produces the protein MLTIASRLDVMNRLGRALADPTRSRIILTLLDHPAYPAELSRDLDLTRPNVSNHLTCLRDCGIVVSEPEGRRTRYEIADPHLAQALTALVDATLAVDEDAPCIDPVCTLPGCYAAGEDA, from the coding sequence ATGCTGACTATTGCTTCGCGTCTCGACGTGATGAACCGCCTGGGTCGTGCACTGGCCGACCCCACTCGATCCCGGATCATCTTGACCCTGCTCGACCATCCCGCCTACCCGGCGGAACTATCCCGAGATCTGGACCTGACCCGCCCGAACGTGTCCAACCACCTGACATGCTTGCGCGATTGTGGGATTGTCGTCTCCGAGCCAGAGGGGCGTCGGACACGATACGAGATCGCCGATCCGCACCTGGCACAGGCACTGACAGCACTGGTCGATGCCACCCTGGCAGTAGACGAAGACGCCCCGTGCATCGATCCCGTCTGCACGCTTCCCGGGTGCTACGCAGCTGGGGAGGACGCATGA
- a CDS encoding multicopper oxidase family protein, translating to MINGFSRRQFLLGGLVLAGTGAVAACTSDPGPAASAPGSSLRPTPTPTALGEPTVRRTLTARPLSLDIGGIEAKTWGYVSDTGDAAIEATAGDVLQVDITNELPESTSIHWHGIALHNAADGVPGMTQDPIEPGESFSYVFEVPHGGTYFYHSHSGLQLDRGLHAPLIVRDPQDAEDQDVEWTIVLDDWVDGIQGTPDDELDKLTGMGSGDHNGKKGMGGHGHMMHGTPDRVLGGDAGDVMYPHYLINGRIPRAHRTFEARPGDKARLRFINSGGDTIFKVALGGHRMTVTHTDGFPVQPRETESIYLSMGERVDVEVILDDGIFPLTALAVGKDDRAFAVIRTAGGQAPHPDVDFPELSSTGLLLSSLKPADRALLPEDTPDREVSIDLGGQMMPYEWSILTDGQSSSATVQEGQRLRMVMRNRTMMPHPMHIHGHTWALPGSGGLRKDTVLLRHGETMIADLIADNPGEWAFHCHNAYHMETGMFSSLRYE from the coding sequence ATGATAAACGGATTTTCCCGACGACAGTTTCTGCTCGGTGGGCTCGTCCTCGCCGGCACCGGGGCCGTGGCCGCCTGCACCAGCGACCCTGGACCCGCTGCCTCGGCACCAGGTTCCTCCCTTCGCCCCACTCCCACCCCCACTGCGCTCGGTGAGCCGACGGTGCGCCGGACACTGACCGCCCGGCCCCTCTCTCTGGATATCGGCGGTATCGAAGCCAAGACGTGGGGATACGTCTCTGACACCGGGGATGCGGCCATTGAGGCCACCGCCGGCGACGTCCTCCAGGTCGATATCACCAATGAACTGCCTGAGAGCACCTCCATCCACTGGCATGGCATCGCACTCCACAACGCAGCCGACGGTGTGCCCGGCATGACCCAGGACCCCATTGAACCTGGCGAGTCTTTCTCCTATGTTTTTGAAGTCCCCCATGGTGGCACCTACTTCTACCATTCCCACTCCGGCCTGCAGCTTGATCGCGGCCTCCACGCCCCACTGATCGTCCGTGACCCGCAAGACGCTGAGGACCAGGACGTCGAGTGGACCATCGTGCTCGACGACTGGGTCGATGGCATTCAGGGCACTCCCGACGATGAGCTCGACAAGCTCACCGGAATGGGTTCGGGTGACCATAACGGGAAGAAGGGGATGGGAGGTCACGGCCATATGATGCACGGCACCCCGGACCGGGTACTGGGCGGGGATGCCGGCGATGTGATGTATCCGCACTACCTCATCAACGGACGTATCCCCCGTGCTCACCGGACCTTCGAGGCTCGCCCGGGCGACAAGGCCCGCCTGCGGTTTATCAACTCCGGCGGTGACACCATCTTCAAGGTGGCCCTCGGTGGCCACCGCATGACCGTGACCCACACCGACGGCTTCCCTGTCCAACCCAGGGAGACCGAATCGATCTACCTGTCGATGGGCGAGCGTGTCGACGTCGAGGTCATCCTCGACGACGGTATCTTCCCGCTCACGGCTTTGGCGGTGGGTAAGGACGACCGTGCCTTCGCCGTCATCCGCACCGCCGGCGGCCAGGCCCCCCACCCCGATGTCGACTTCCCCGAGTTGTCGTCCACCGGGCTGCTTCTGTCCTCCCTGAAGCCAGCAGACCGTGCACTCCTGCCCGAGGACACACCAGACCGAGAAGTCAGCATCGACCTGGGCGGGCAGATGATGCCGTATGAATGGAGCATTCTCACCGACGGCCAATCCTCCTCCGCGACCGTGCAGGAGGGCCAGCGCCTGCGGATGGTCATGCGCAACAGGACCATGATGCCCCATCCCATGCACATCCACGGCCACACGTGGGCGCTGCCCGGCAGCGGCGGGCTACGCAAGGACACCGTCCTTCTCCGCCACGGTGAAACCATGATCGCCGACCTGATCGCTGACAACCCCGGTGAGTGGGCATTTCACTGCCATAACGCCTATCACATGGAAACCGGGATGTTCAGCTCGCTTCGCTACGAGTAA
- a CDS encoding CueP family metal-binding protein, with product MKRAAIAAAALALALTGCSAADPEPTADGTVSQDTFLTAHGLADMDAVEIIDHLDRQKVTERPTDLIASVRADELLLSSDDQEVVLDLPDNQTYVSIAPYLTSTHDCFYHSLTTCQGELDNEDIQVTITDEATGEVLVDEATTTFDNGFIGFWLPDDATGLIEVSYQGRTGTTEFSTGDDGATCVTDLHLT from the coding sequence GTGAAACGAGCAGCGATCGCAGCCGCCGCCCTTGCCCTCGCCCTCACGGGGTGTTCGGCTGCCGACCCGGAACCCACCGCCGATGGGACGGTGTCCCAGGATACATTCCTGACTGCCCATGGCCTGGCCGACATGGACGCGGTGGAGATCATTGATCACCTCGACCGGCAGAAGGTCACTGAGCGTCCCACGGATCTGATCGCCTCAGTACGTGCCGATGAACTGCTGCTCTCGAGCGATGACCAGGAAGTTGTGCTCGATCTTCCCGACAATCAGACGTATGTCTCGATCGCACCCTATCTCACCTCCACCCACGACTGCTTCTACCACAGCCTCACGACCTGCCAGGGGGAACTCGACAATGAGGATATCCAGGTCACGATCACCGATGAGGCGACCGGTGAGGTGCTGGTGGACGAGGCGACAACCACCTTCGACAACGGGTTTATTGGCTTCTGGCTTCCCGATGATGCCACCGGTCTGATTGAGGTCAGCTACCAGGGGCGTACCGGCACAACGGAGTTTTCCACCGGCGACGACGGTGCCACCTGTGTCACAGACCTGCACCTGACGTGA
- a CDS encoding response regulator transcription factor, producing MADRTPTTATPPGRVLVVDDEQPLAQLVASYLIRAGFDTRQAHTGTQAVDETRRFSPDVVVLDLGLPELDGLEVCRRIRTFSDCYILMLTARGSEDDKISGLTLGADDYITKPFSIRELVTRVHAVLRRPRTSTTPPQVTTPLIVGDLILDPVAHEVRVGETTVELTRTEFELLVALALRPGQVLTRHDLVTEVWDTTWVGDERIVDAHIGNLRRKLGTDNQGRGFIDTVRGVGYRVGQP from the coding sequence ATGGCTGACCGCACACCGACCACCGCCACGCCCCCGGGGCGGGTGCTGGTCGTCGATGATGAACAACCCCTGGCTCAGCTGGTGGCCTCCTACCTCATCCGGGCCGGCTTTGATACCCGCCAGGCGCACACCGGCACTCAGGCCGTGGACGAGACCCGTCGCTTTTCCCCCGATGTTGTGGTGCTGGATCTGGGGCTGCCCGAACTCGACGGCCTGGAGGTGTGCCGACGCATCCGCACCTTCTCGGACTGCTACATCCTCATGCTCACCGCGCGTGGCAGCGAGGACGACAAGATCAGCGGTTTGACCCTGGGGGCGGATGACTACATCACTAAACCTTTTAGCATCCGGGAACTGGTGACCCGGGTGCATGCGGTGCTGCGCCGCCCGCGCACCAGCACCACCCCACCGCAGGTGACTACCCCCTTGATCGTTGGTGACCTCATCCTTGACCCCGTCGCCCATGAGGTACGGGTGGGGGAGACGACCGTGGAGCTCACCCGCACGGAGTTCGAGCTGCTGGTTGCCCTGGCCCTGCGCCCCGGCCAGGTGCTGACCCGCCACGACCTGGTCACCGAGGTCTGGGACACCACCTGGGTCGGTGATGAACGCATCGTCGATGCCCACATCGGCAACTTGCGTCGCAAGCTCGGCACCGACAACCAGGGCCGGGGGTTTATCGACACCGTGCGTGGCGTGGGCTACCGGGTGGGGCAGCCATGA
- a CDS encoding heavy-metal-associated domain-containing protein, producing the protein MITTPPRLLPMASHGCSCCGPASRADTASIPAASDSSAGGSSPSYQVTGLTCGHCAKSVTQALQALPQVDDVQIDLAAGGVSTVTVTGVVPPEMVRRAIEEAGYTVLS; encoded by the coding sequence ATGATCACCACCCCGCCCCGCCTCTTGCCGATGGCCTCCCACGGCTGCAGCTGTTGCGGACCTGCCTCACGTGCCGACACCGCCTCCATCCCTGCCGCCAGCGACTCGTCAGCAGGAGGGTCCTCCCCTAGCTACCAGGTCACCGGCCTGACCTGCGGGCACTGCGCGAAAAGCGTGACCCAGGCCCTTCAGGCCCTTCCCCAGGTCGACGACGTCCAGATTGATCTCGCTGCTGGTGGAGTTTCCACCGTCACGGTCACCGGTGTCGTACCTCCGGAGATGGTTCGCCGGGCCATCGAGGAGGCCGGCTACACCGTCTTATCCTGA
- a CDS encoding copper-translocating P-type ATPase, translating into MSTPHHSGGHHGDHPAPETDHTHHPDHASHEHHAHADTHGQAMPHDHPHSALDEDHHVHGHGEHAGHSTAMFRDRFWWSLILSIPVVIFSPMVTNLLGYHLPAFPGSTWIPPVLGTIIFVYGGTPFLKGGWKELKSRQPGMMLLIAMAITVAFVASWVTTLGLGGFELDFWWELALLVTIMLLGHWLEMSALGAASSALDALAALLPDEAEKVIDGTTRTVAISELVVDDVVLVRAGARVPADGTILDGAAEFDEAMITGESRPVFRDTGDKVVAGTVATDNTVRIRVEATGGDTALAGIQRMVADAQESSSRAQALADRAAALLFWFALISALITAVVWTIIGSPDDAVVRTVTVLVIACPHALGLAIPLVIAISSERAAKSGVLIKDRMTLERMRTIDVVLFDKTGTLTEGAHAVTGVAAAVGVTEGELLALAAAAEADSEHPVARAIVAATAAHPEASRRQIRATGFNAASGRGVRATVDGAEILVGGPNMLREFNLTTPAELTDTTSAWTGRGAGVLHIVRDGQIIGAVAVEDKIRPESRAAVKALQDRGVKVAMITGDAQQVAHAVGQDLGIDEVFAEVLPQDKDTKVTQLQDRGLSVAMVGDGVNDAPALTRADVGIAIGAGTDVAMESAGVVLASDDPRAVLSMIELSQASYRKMIQNLIWASGYNILAVPLAAGVLASIGFVLSPAVGAILMSASTIVVALNAQLLRRIDLDPAHLAPTESQEEHTTPTPASTAVH; encoded by the coding sequence ATGAGCACTCCCCACCATTCGGGTGGTCACCATGGTGATCACCCCGCTCCGGAAACAGACCACACCCACCACCCGGATCATGCCAGCCACGAACACCACGCACATGCCGACACCCACGGCCAGGCGATGCCCCACGATCACCCGCACTCCGCCCTGGACGAAGACCACCACGTTCATGGTCACGGCGAACACGCCGGACACAGCACCGCAATGTTTCGGGACCGCTTCTGGTGGTCGCTGATTCTGTCCATTCCCGTCGTCATTTTCAGCCCCATGGTCACCAACCTGCTCGGCTACCACCTCCCGGCATTCCCCGGATCCACCTGGATCCCCCCGGTGCTGGGCACGATCATCTTCGTCTACGGCGGAACGCCTTTCCTCAAGGGCGGATGGAAAGAACTGAAATCCCGCCAACCCGGGATGATGCTCCTGATCGCCATGGCCATCACCGTGGCGTTTGTCGCCTCCTGGGTTACCACTCTGGGGCTGGGCGGTTTTGAGCTGGACTTCTGGTGGGAGCTGGCCCTGCTGGTGACCATCATGCTGCTGGGCCACTGGCTGGAGATGTCCGCTCTCGGGGCTGCGTCCTCCGCGCTTGACGCGCTGGCTGCTCTGCTGCCGGATGAGGCCGAGAAAGTCATCGACGGGACCACCCGCACCGTGGCCATCTCCGAGCTGGTCGTCGACGACGTCGTGCTGGTGAGGGCCGGTGCCCGGGTGCCGGCCGACGGAACCATCCTCGACGGAGCCGCCGAATTCGATGAGGCAATGATCACCGGCGAATCCCGTCCCGTCTTCCGCGACACCGGTGACAAGGTGGTCGCCGGTACCGTGGCCACCGACAACACCGTCCGCATCCGGGTGGAGGCTACCGGCGGGGACACCGCCCTGGCCGGGATCCAACGCATGGTTGCCGACGCCCAGGAGTCCTCCTCCCGGGCCCAGGCCCTGGCGGATCGGGCGGCGGCGTTGTTGTTCTGGTTCGCGCTGATCTCCGCTCTGATCACCGCGGTGGTGTGGACCATTATCGGCAGCCCGGACGATGCCGTGGTGCGCACGGTCACGGTGCTGGTCATCGCCTGCCCGCATGCCCTGGGCCTGGCGATTCCGCTGGTCATTGCGATCTCCAGCGAGCGGGCCGCGAAATCCGGGGTGCTCATCAAGGACCGTATGACGCTCGAGCGGATGCGCACCATCGACGTGGTGCTCTTCGACAAAACCGGCACCCTGACCGAGGGTGCGCACGCGGTCACCGGTGTCGCGGCAGCTGTTGGCGTCACCGAGGGCGAGCTGCTGGCCTTGGCCGCCGCCGCGGAGGCCGACAGTGAGCACCCCGTGGCCCGCGCCATCGTGGCGGCCACGGCCGCCCATCCCGAGGCCTCCCGTCGGCAAATCCGTGCAACTGGTTTCAACGCCGCCTCCGGCCGGGGGGTCCGGGCCACTGTCGATGGCGCTGAGATCCTCGTGGGCGGGCCGAACATGCTGCGCGAGTTCAACCTCACCACCCCGGCCGAGCTCACCGACACCACCAGCGCCTGGACCGGGCGTGGGGCCGGTGTGCTCCATATTGTCCGCGACGGTCAGATCATCGGTGCGGTGGCCGTCGAGGACAAGATCCGCCCCGAATCCCGCGCCGCCGTGAAAGCCCTGCAGGACCGCGGGGTGAAGGTCGCGATGATCACCGGCGACGCCCAGCAGGTGGCCCACGCCGTCGGTCAGGACTTAGGCATTGATGAGGTCTTCGCCGAGGTCCTGCCCCAGGACAAAGACACCAAGGTCACGCAGCTGCAGGACCGGGGTTTGAGCGTGGCCATGGTCGGTGACGGTGTCAATGACGCCCCCGCTCTGACCCGCGCGGACGTCGGTATCGCCATCGGTGCCGGCACGGATGTGGCCATGGAATCTGCCGGGGTGGTCCTAGCCAGTGATGACCCGCGGGCAGTGCTGTCGATGATTGAGCTGTCCCAGGCCAGCTATCGCAAGATGATCCAGAACCTGATCTGGGCCTCTGGCTACAACATCCTCGCCGTGCCGTTGGCTGCCGGAGTGCTCGCCTCGATCGGCTTCGTGCTGTCCCCGGCCGTGGGCGCGATCTTGATGTCTGCCTCGACCATCGTGGTGGCCCTGAACGCCCAGCTGTTGCGCCGCATTGATCTGGATCCGGCTCACCTGGCTCCGACCGAGTCGCAAGAGGAACACACCACGCCTACTCCGGCATCCACCGCCGTCCACTGA
- a CDS encoding helix-turn-helix domain-containing protein, protein MSEIVLDRNDLLRTYTAGEFCERAGVSRRTLDRMLSRGELQAVPGSRGNGKTLRISALELARVIYGDSVSVAGDAQ, encoded by the coding sequence ATGTCCGAAATCGTTTTGGATAGGAACGATCTCCTGCGCACGTATACCGCAGGTGAGTTCTGTGAACGTGCTGGTGTGTCCCGTCGCACACTCGATAGGATGCTCTCACGTGGTGAGCTGCAGGCTGTCCCTGGCTCGCGCGGCAATGGTAAAACGCTGCGTATTTCCGCCCTTGAGCTAGCACGGGTAATTTACGGCGACTCCGTCTCCGTGGCGGGTGATGCCCAATGA
- a CDS encoding alkaline phosphatase D family protein: MRETESNSSHSISTHQISRRRMLQNSAAAGVAVSTAAFSPGSALAQSVNLSSSSEVKPEEPPQGELPFLHGVASGDPLANSVILWTRITPDDSAMPGSGNGEPTEVTWEIATDEGFGDIVKQGAVTTTPDSDHTIHVDPQGLEPQTVYFYRFTVADGPHEGKTSPVGRTKTAPAPGAAVEQMTMAVASCANWESGFFTAYGDMARRGRADEFDIAVFLGDYIYEYAAGDYSGNGPVRDHHPANEIVSLADYRTRYGRYRTDRDLQDAHAALPWVVVWDDHETANDSWRGGAENHQPDKEGDWLDRRNAAMQAYFEWLPVRATSPSEEGHIYRSFTFGDLVELTMMDLRTYRDEQVTWNPAKFAEEDRSLLGSEQYNWLVDKVETSNAAWNVLGNSVMFSPMNLITLEENPQTESISSALSTNVTGIPLNGDQWDGYSAERKRLLTALADAGKTPLFITGDIHTEWAHTVKHEGKEIGAELVCASITAPNINEQLKLPENNAVSALGQQVLLGGNPHTRHVNLDYHGYSYVRLTPNAAEMHWLRVDNILAPGTPVREAVVLTWEKGRGYTS; the protein is encoded by the coding sequence ATGCGCGAAACTGAGTCCAACTCGAGTCATTCCATTTCCACCCACCAGATCTCCCGTCGCCGCATGCTGCAGAACTCCGCAGCTGCGGGCGTGGCGGTTTCCACCGCCGCCTTTAGCCCGGGATCTGCGCTGGCGCAGAGCGTGAATCTCTCCTCCAGCAGTGAAGTCAAGCCGGAGGAGCCGCCGCAGGGGGAACTGCCGTTCCTCCACGGCGTGGCCTCGGGCGATCCGCTAGCGAACTCGGTGATTTTGTGGACTCGAATCACCCCTGATGACTCCGCCATGCCGGGGTCTGGCAACGGTGAGCCCACCGAGGTGACGTGGGAGATTGCCACGGACGAGGGCTTCGGGGACATCGTCAAGCAAGGTGCGGTGACCACCACGCCGGACAGTGACCACACCATCCACGTGGACCCGCAGGGACTGGAACCGCAGACGGTGTACTTCTACCGCTTTACCGTCGCCGACGGCCCGCACGAGGGGAAGACGAGCCCGGTGGGCCGCACGAAGACGGCGCCGGCGCCCGGTGCCGCGGTGGAGCAGATGACCATGGCAGTCGCCTCCTGTGCCAACTGGGAGTCGGGCTTTTTCACCGCCTACGGCGACATGGCCCGCCGCGGACGCGCCGACGAATTCGACATCGCCGTGTTTTTGGGCGACTACATCTACGAGTACGCCGCCGGCGATTACTCCGGCAACGGCCCCGTGCGTGACCACCACCCGGCCAACGAGATCGTCTCGCTGGCGGATTACCGTACCCGCTACGGGCGCTACCGCACCGACCGCGACCTCCAGGACGCGCACGCCGCCCTACCGTGGGTCGTGGTGTGGGACGACCATGAGACCGCGAACGACAGCTGGCGCGGTGGTGCGGAAAACCACCAGCCGGACAAGGAGGGCGACTGGCTGGACCGCCGCAACGCGGCCATGCAGGCCTACTTCGAGTGGCTGCCGGTGCGCGCCACCTCCCCGTCGGAGGAGGGGCACATATACCGCTCCTTCACGTTCGGCGACCTCGTCGAGCTGACCATGATGGACCTGCGCACCTACCGCGACGAGCAGGTGACGTGGAACCCGGCGAAATTCGCGGAGGAAGACCGCAGCCTGCTGGGCTCCGAGCAGTACAACTGGCTCGTGGACAAGGTAGAGACTTCGAACGCGGCGTGGAACGTGCTGGGCAATTCCGTCATGTTCAGCCCGATGAACCTCATCACCCTGGAAGAAAACCCGCAGACGGAATCCATCTCCAGCGCGCTGTCGACCAACGTCACCGGCATCCCGCTCAACGGCGATCAGTGGGACGGTTACTCCGCGGAGCGCAAGCGCCTGCTCACCGCGCTTGCCGATGCCGGAAAGACCCCGCTGTTTATCACCGGTGACATCCACACCGAGTGGGCGCACACGGTCAAGCACGAAGGCAAGGAAATCGGCGCTGAGTTGGTGTGTGCGTCCATTACGGCACCGAACATCAACGAGCAGCTGAAGCTGCCGGAAAACAACGCTGTGAGCGCGCTGGGCCAGCAGGTACTGCTAGGCGGCAACCCCCACACCCGACACGTGAACTTGGACTACCACGGCTACTCGTATGTGCGCCTGACACCGAACGCCGCGGAGATGCACTGGCTGCGCGTGGACAACATTCTCGCGCCGGGCACCCCGGTGCGGGAGGCGGTCGTGCTCACGTGGGAGAAGGGCCGCGGGTACACGTCCTAA
- a CDS encoding acid phosphatase, which translates to MQNHRYAASLGGLFATAALAFTAAPATAQSSDLQIPQLEGSATGSSTGPEITQHDGAPTPRPFTSDYLAGFPSDISSYQYGIYVDINKLFFTVRDERADVREENLNKAVEINNAAADNPDLIKRAQIDASADKDGVLPAVSDALGEETGQALRDALAEHRLPKTEYLLGNGYLARAGGLASSQIAEKYIFDYDRPFVVASDKINRYEDGEHDFYGSSPSFPSGHTNQAAWITTLLAYMLPELGPQIISRGGESGFHRVVMGVHYPLDVIGGRMSGQAAAADRLNDPRMRDAIDQAAAELRAELEWRTGKSIEELVAQDSGAQSDADAVGRYSELLDYGFDTIYPEDAPMQVPQAAPVLLAHAYPELSWEQRAEVLRQTAGPAGNPLDWQAEDGSWQRLNLAAAMAADVQVNPDGSVTVN; encoded by the coding sequence GTGCAGAACCATCGCTACGCCGCCTCGCTAGGCGGCCTTTTTGCTACTGCGGCCCTGGCGTTCACGGCCGCTCCCGCCACCGCCCAGAGCTCCGACCTGCAGATCCCGCAGCTAGAGGGCTCCGCGACCGGCAGCTCGACCGGCCCGGAAATCACCCAGCACGACGGCGCCCCGACCCCGCGCCCGTTCACCAGCGACTACCTCGCCGGCTTCCCGTCCGACATCTCGTCCTACCAGTACGGGATCTACGTCGACATCAACAAGCTGTTTTTCACCGTGCGCGACGAGCGCGCGGACGTACGCGAGGAAAACCTGAACAAGGCCGTGGAGATCAATAACGCCGCGGCGGACAACCCGGACCTCATCAAGCGCGCCCAGATCGACGCCAGCGCGGATAAGGACGGCGTCCTCCCGGCGGTCTCCGATGCCCTCGGCGAGGAGACGGGGCAGGCGCTTCGCGATGCCCTGGCGGAACACCGCCTGCCCAAGACTGAGTACCTCCTGGGCAACGGCTACCTGGCGCGCGCGGGCGGACTCGCGAGCTCCCAGATCGCGGAGAAGTACATTTTCGACTACGACCGGCCATTCGTCGTGGCATCGGACAAGATCAACCGCTACGAAGACGGCGAGCACGATTTCTACGGCTCCAGCCCGTCCTTCCCGTCGGGACACACGAACCAGGCCGCGTGGATCACCACGCTATTGGCCTACATGCTGCCGGAGCTCGGCCCGCAGATCATCTCCCGCGGCGGCGAGTCCGGCTTCCACCGTGTGGTCATGGGCGTGCACTACCCGCTAGACGTCATCGGTGGGCGCATGTCCGGGCAGGCTGCGGCTGCCGATCGCCTCAATGACCCGCGCATGCGCGACGCCATCGACCAGGCCGCGGCGGAGTTGCGTGCGGAGCTGGAGTGGCGCACCGGCAAGTCCATTGAGGAGCTGGTGGCCCAGGATTCCGGTGCCCAGTCCGATGCGGACGCCGTGGGCCGCTACTCGGAGCTTCTGGATTATGGCTTCGACACCATCTATCCGGAAGACGCCCCGATGCAGGTTCCGCAGGCAGCCCCGGTCCTTCTCGCGCACGCCTACCCGGAACTGTCGTGGGAGCAGCGCGCCGAGGTCCTCCGCCAGACCGCCGGCCCGGCCGGCAACCCGCTCGACTGGCAGGCCGAGGACGGCTCCTGGCAGCGCCTCAACCTCGCCGCGGCAATGGCCGCCGACGTGCAGGTCAATCCTGACGGCAGCGTGACCGTCAACTAA
- a CDS encoding YtxH domain-containing protein gives MFRFVVGAATGYFFGTKAGRKRYHQIKDAYQKTVNSPVTHGAIRATRRAVANRLDPEPRMREVRDLKGSRRHQMGRGRDDSPTPDRIYEPDED, from the coding sequence ATGTTTCGCTTTGTCGTCGGCGCCGCAACCGGGTACTTCTTCGGCACCAAGGCGGGCCGCAAGCGCTACCACCAGATCAAGGACGCTTACCAGAAGACCGTGAATTCACCCGTCACGCACGGCGCCATCCGGGCTACCCGCCGGGCGGTGGCCAACCGCCTCGACCCCGAGCCGCGCATGCGGGAGGTGCGCGATTTGAAGGGCTCGCGCCGGCACCAGATGGGCCGCGGACGCGACGACTCCCCCACCCCGGATCGCATTTACGAGCCCGACGAGGACTAA